One window of Dyadobacter sandarakinus genomic DNA carries:
- the lspA gene encoding signal peptidase II, whose product MIEKATGRLARNVVITLILITNIGCDQISKNIVRQKVGFYERIDIIKDHLTVTYVENPGAFLSIGSSLPPALRLTILSVIPLITLLFGIFYLLTQRSLTRMSTLALSFAIGGGIGNIYDRMIHGSVTDFLHVKFGIVQTGIFNMADVSIVTGMLIFFVQAYSRQARRLLRYTK is encoded by the coding sequence ATGATTGAAAAAGCAACCGGCCGGCTGGCCAGGAATGTGGTCATTACGCTTATCCTCATCACCAATATCGGCTGCGACCAGATTTCGAAGAACATCGTGCGGCAAAAAGTAGGCTTCTACGAGCGCATTGATATAATCAAAGATCATCTTACGGTTACCTATGTTGAAAATCCGGGTGCATTCCTGAGCATCGGGAGTTCACTGCCGCCTGCATTACGCCTTACTATTCTGTCAGTGATCCCGCTGATCACTCTTCTTTTCGGTATTTTCTACCTGCTGACTCAAAGAAGCCTCACCCGGATGAGTACCCTCGCCCTGAGCTTTGCAATTGGCGGAGGTATCGGCAACATTTATGACCGAATGATCCACGGCTCTGTGACAGACTTTCTCCATGTCAAATTCGGGATTGTACAAACCGGCATTTTCAACATGGCAGACGTGTCCATTGTTACCGGCATGCTCATTTTCTTTGTCCAGGCCTACTCACGGCAAGCCCGGCGCCTGCTGAGGTACACCAAATAA
- the menB gene encoding 1,4-dihydroxy-2-naphthoyl-CoA synthase yields the protein MSSTARWETIKQYEDILFTLHEGIAKISINRPHKHNAFTPQTVTEMIDAMHICREDPRIDVIILTGEGGKAFCSGGDQSVRGHGGYVGDDHVPRLNVLDLQRMIRTIPKAVIAMVAGWAIGGGHVLHVICDITIAADNARFGQTGPKVGSFDGGFGASYLARIVGQKKAREIWFLCDQYDAQEALDMGLVNKVVPLDNLEATTLEWAKKIQEKSPLAIRMLKSAFNAELDGQAGIQELAGNATLLYYLSEEAKEGQQSFLEKRKPDFSKYPKFP from the coding sequence ATGTCAAGTACCGCCCGGTGGGAAACCATCAAACAATATGAGGACATCCTCTTTACACTGCACGAAGGAATTGCAAAAATCAGCATAAACCGGCCGCACAAGCACAATGCCTTTACCCCGCAGACCGTCACAGAAATGATTGACGCCATGCACATCTGCCGCGAAGATCCGCGGATTGATGTCATCATCCTTACCGGCGAGGGTGGCAAGGCATTCTGCTCCGGCGGCGACCAGTCGGTGCGCGGCCATGGCGGATATGTAGGCGACGACCACGTGCCGCGCCTCAATGTACTTGACCTTCAGCGTATGATCCGCACGATCCCCAAAGCCGTCATCGCGATGGTAGCGGGCTGGGCGATCGGTGGCGGGCACGTTCTGCATGTGATCTGCGACATTACGATCGCAGCCGACAATGCGCGCTTCGGACAAACCGGTCCAAAGGTAGGAAGCTTTGACGGCGGCTTTGGGGCCTCCTATCTGGCACGCATCGTAGGTCAGAAAAAAGCGCGGGAAATATGGTTCCTGTGCGACCAGTACGATGCCCAGGAAGCATTGGACATGGGGCTCGTGAACAAGGTAGTACCTTTGGACAACCTGGAAGCTACTACCCTTGAATGGGCTAAAAAGATCCAGGAAAAAAGCCCGCTGGCCATACGCATGCTGAAAAGCGCATTCAATGCCGAGCTGGACGGTCAGGCTGGTATCCAGGAGCTGGCAGGCAATGCCACACTTTTATACTACCTGAGCGAAGAAGCCAAGGAAGGGCAGCAGTCATTCCTGGAAAAAAGAAAACCTGATTTCAGCAAGTACCCTAAATTTCCCTGA
- a CDS encoding EVE domain-containing protein — protein MNYWLVKSEPFKYSWDHLVKDKEGMWDGVRNYAARNNLMAMKKEDLVLFYHSNEGKEVVGLAKVSKEHYPDPTTDDPAWVVVNVEPVEKFPKTVTLAQIKADERLKDMALVKLSRLSVVPVKREEFDIIIGLAHES, from the coding sequence ATGAATTACTGGCTAGTTAAATCTGAACCATTCAAGTACTCCTGGGACCATCTGGTAAAGGATAAAGAGGGCATGTGGGATGGCGTGCGCAACTATGCGGCCCGCAATAACCTCATGGCTATGAAAAAGGAAGACCTGGTACTGTTTTACCACAGCAATGAAGGCAAGGAAGTGGTAGGGCTGGCAAAGGTATCCAAAGAGCATTACCCCGATCCTACCACGGATGATCCGGCCTGGGTAGTGGTGAATGTTGAACCGGTGGAAAAGTTTCCGAAAACGGTAACGCTGGCGCAGATCAAGGCTGACGAGCGCCTGAAAGATATGGCACTGGTCAAATTGTCCAGACTGTCCGTAGTACCGGTGAAACGCGAAGAATTTGACATCATTATCGGTCTTGCGCATGAATCCTAG
- a CDS encoding AMP-binding protein: MNWTTSIHVIGEQPRPAHPYFAQAYDFMQKWRSGQQRFELQTSGSTGLPKKIIIRRSQLVASAAMTGTALGLGKGTKALVCLNTGYIAGLMMLVRGMELGWELMIVEPAGNPFEQVPDSSSFDFIAMVPMQLSTCLDNSLLQDHIQRTGKILLGGAPVSIALQSRVRTLSVPVYQSYGMTETVSHVALRRLNGAEAEDSYTFLPGIRFGTDERGCLFVEGDVTNNERVQTNDLVEISGNTFRWTGRADQVINSGGVKIVLDHIDNTLAQILEALAFHGPFFSWYVEDEKLGQKLVLVIEGQSDAALETAVYRAAADKLHAYEVPKHTYFTPRFSKTPTDKVDKRATINQILKALHG, translated from the coding sequence ATGAATTGGACGACGAGTATTCATGTGATTGGAGAACAGCCCAGGCCTGCGCATCCTTACTTTGCGCAGGCCTATGACTTTATGCAAAAGTGGCGTTCGGGACAGCAGCGTTTTGAGCTGCAAACTTCGGGTTCCACCGGTTTGCCCAAAAAAATCATCATCCGGCGCAGTCAGCTGGTCGCCAGTGCTGCGATGACGGGTACCGCACTCGGTCTCGGGAAGGGTACGAAAGCATTGGTGTGTTTGAATACCGGGTACATTGCCGGATTGATGATGCTGGTGAGGGGTATGGAACTGGGGTGGGAGCTGATGATCGTGGAGCCGGCTGGTAATCCGTTTGAGCAGGTACCCGACAGTAGCTCATTTGACTTCATTGCCATGGTGCCCATGCAGCTCAGTACCTGCCTGGACAATTCCCTTTTGCAGGATCATATCCAACGTACCGGCAAAATCCTGCTTGGCGGAGCGCCCGTCAGTATTGCATTGCAAAGCCGTGTGAGAACCCTGTCAGTACCCGTATATCAGAGTTATGGGATGACGGAGACGGTCTCGCATGTGGCCCTGCGCAGGCTGAACGGGGCGGAAGCCGAGGATAGTTACACCTTTCTTCCCGGCATCCGCTTCGGTACGGATGAGCGCGGCTGCCTGTTTGTGGAAGGTGACGTTACAAATAATGAACGGGTACAAACCAACGATCTGGTAGAAATCAGCGGCAATACCTTCCGGTGGACGGGACGTGCGGATCAGGTAATCAATTCGGGCGGTGTCAAAATTGTGCTGGACCATATTGACAATACGCTTGCGCAGATCCTGGAAGCGCTGGCTTTCCACGGCCCTTTTTTTTCGTGGTATGTGGAAGATGAAAAACTGGGTCAGAAACTCGTGCTGGTCATTGAGGGACAAAGCGATGCAGCGCTGGAAACTGCAGTTTACAGGGCGGCTGCGGACAAACTGCATGCTTATGAAGTCCCAAAACATACTTACTTTACGCCCCGATTCAGCAAAACACCGACGGATAAAGTCGATAAACGTGCTACGATTAATCAGATACTGAAAGCATTACATGGATAA
- a CDS encoding helix-turn-helix transcriptional regulator: protein MSIVSNNIKYLRRLNGLTQEQFARKIAIKRSLLGAYEEARANPNLTNLKNMAAAFGITVDNLLKNDLRKLRETPDLSLPLNGARPMTVSHSGTTSPGNARLQVFSDPQPLSKILEQYPAPEAEIRTVSRQVNLKPVSGEPVPPAASRSKEAVAAPVIQPAAPQPQFPVFNNQYTTAGITAPATDTFATIQWVARSRESEYLANFQNPAYLSQLPVFQLPNLSAGYYRAFEGGQDFPFAGSLLIGTFVRNWYEIQDGMQYVFVLRNAGVVYRKAFNQVKTTGNLLLLSDLRDIGEMQVPLQDVYEVWEIRAFVSAQLPPPQPSLDKIAALADELQKELDQYRAG from the coding sequence ATGAGTATTGTCAGCAATAATATCAAGTATCTGAGAAGGCTGAACGGGCTGACGCAGGAGCAGTTCGCCAGGAAAATCGCTATCAAAAGGTCGCTGCTTGGCGCCTATGAGGAAGCACGCGCCAATCCCAACCTGACCAACCTGAAGAACATGGCGGCAGCGTTCGGGATCACGGTGGATAACCTGCTCAAAAACGACCTGAGAAAGCTGCGCGAGACGCCCGATTTGTCTTTGCCGCTGAATGGTGCCCGGCCCATGACCGTATCACACTCCGGTACTACTTCCCCGGGCAATGCACGTCTGCAGGTTTTCTCGGATCCGCAGCCTTTGTCCAAAATACTGGAACAATACCCGGCGCCGGAGGCTGAGATCCGCACGGTTTCAAGGCAGGTAAACCTGAAACCGGTAAGTGGAGAACCAGTACCGCCAGCTGCTTCACGCTCCAAAGAGGCTGTTGCTGCGCCGGTAATCCAGCCTGCGGCACCTCAGCCGCAGTTTCCGGTTTTTAACAATCAGTATACCACTGCCGGCATCACGGCTCCTGCTACGGACACTTTTGCAACCATACAGTGGGTGGCCCGAAGCCGTGAAAGTGAGTACCTCGCCAATTTTCAGAATCCCGCATATCTCTCTCAATTACCTGTTTTCCAACTTCCTAATCTCTCCGCAGGCTACTATCGTGCATTTGAAGGCGGACAGGATTTCCCATTTGCCGGCTCCCTGCTGATCGGGACATTTGTGCGGAACTGGTATGAAATACAGGATGGCATGCAATACGTTTTTGTGCTGCGCAATGCCGGAGTTGTGTACAGGAAGGCATTTAACCAGGTAAAAACAACAGGTAACCTGCTGCTGCTTTCGGACCTTCGGGATATAGGGGAAATGCAGGTACCCTTGCAGGACGTGTACGAAGTGTGGGAGATCAGAGCATTTGTAAGTGCCCAGCTCCCTCCGCCACAGCCGTCGCTCGACAAGATTGCCGCGCTGGCAGACGAACTGCAGAAGGAGCTGGATCAGTACCGGGCGGGCTGA
- the topA gene encoding type I DNA topoisomerase, with product MSKNLVIVESPAKAKTIENYLGQDFTVKSSFGHVRDLPEHDMGVDVEHGFQPSYEISSDKVKVISELKKLAKDAEVWLATDDDREGEAISWHLKEALGLPDDTKRIVFREITKSALQNAIARPRTIDADLVDAQQARRILDRLVGYELSPVLWKKIRIGKQNLSAGRVQSVAVRIIVEREREIDAFKSKSSYKITARFDLGNGKILNAELPRNFTTEDEAVKFLERCVGAQFSIKNLEVKPAKKTPAPPFTTSTLQQEASRKLSFSVAQTMSVAQRLYEAGKISYMRTDSTNLSEEALDKAKQQITREYGQDFHHRRIFKTKSESAQEAHEAIRPTDFSTLQGSSDRNEQRLYELIWKRAIASQMSDAQLERTTATIGISTTNEELVAQGEVIKFEGFLKVYMESSDEEGDEEQKGMLPPLNISQILNLADMKATERFTRNPPRYTEASLVKKLEEMGIGRPSTYAPTISTILKREYIVKEDRPGTEREFKEFTLASDQIKSKVNKEIYGSEKSKLFPTSAGMVVNDFLVSHFNDIIDYSFTANVEKDFDHIAEGSLAWRQMIKNFYTPFQKKIAEVKEEAFDKSLTSRDLGEDPATGKKVSVRIGKYGPYVQIGDVEDEEKPRFASLQKGQLMESITLDEAFELFKLPRQVGFYEDKDLVVNVGKFGPYVKHDGKYYSLARTDDPMAVTEERLIQIITEKRVAELSRTIKEFSEDADVKVLNGKYGPYIAFGKKNVKIPKGTEPGALTYEEVVKLAAETPDKPAGRGAARKPAAKAAPKEPAAKSPAAKTAAKSAAAKKPAAKKAAGKS from the coding sequence ATGTCAAAGAATCTGGTGATCGTAGAGTCACCGGCGAAGGCCAAAACCATTGAGAACTATCTAGGACAGGATTTCACCGTAAAATCGAGCTTCGGGCACGTTCGTGACCTTCCGGAGCATGATATGGGGGTGGATGTGGAACATGGTTTTCAGCCCTCGTACGAGATCTCTTCCGATAAAGTTAAGGTGATATCCGAGCTTAAAAAGCTCGCCAAAGATGCCGAAGTGTGGCTGGCGACGGATGATGACCGCGAGGGCGAAGCCATCTCGTGGCACCTGAAAGAAGCATTGGGACTACCCGATGATACCAAGCGGATTGTGTTCAGGGAAATCACCAAATCAGCGCTGCAGAATGCCATAGCCAGGCCCCGGACCATTGATGCCGACCTGGTGGATGCACAGCAGGCGCGCCGGATTCTGGACCGCCTGGTAGGATACGAACTTTCGCCCGTCCTCTGGAAGAAAATCCGGATTGGAAAACAAAACCTTTCTGCCGGCCGTGTACAATCTGTAGCAGTACGGATTATTGTAGAAAGAGAGCGTGAGATCGATGCTTTCAAAAGCAAAAGCAGCTACAAGATCACAGCACGGTTTGACCTGGGAAATGGCAAGATCCTGAATGCCGAGCTTCCGCGTAATTTCACGACCGAAGACGAGGCTGTCAAATTCCTGGAAAGGTGCGTGGGTGCTCAGTTTTCTATCAAAAACCTGGAAGTAAAACCTGCTAAAAAAACCCCTGCACCCCCTTTTACGACTTCTACCCTGCAACAGGAAGCATCCCGTAAGCTGAGCTTTTCGGTGGCACAGACCATGAGCGTAGCCCAGCGGCTGTACGAAGCCGGTAAGATCTCCTATATGCGTACCGACTCTACAAACCTGTCGGAAGAGGCACTCGATAAGGCCAAGCAGCAGATCACCCGCGAGTATGGCCAGGATTTCCACCACCGCCGGATTTTCAAGACCAAGTCAGAATCCGCGCAGGAAGCGCACGAAGCCATCAGGCCTACCGACTTTTCGACCCTGCAGGGCAGCAGCGACCGCAACGAGCAGCGTCTGTATGAGCTGATCTGGAAGCGCGCGATCGCCTCGCAGATGTCTGATGCACAGCTCGAACGCACGACGGCGACGATCGGCATTTCGACCACGAACGAGGAGCTTGTGGCGCAAGGCGAGGTGATCAAGTTTGAGGGCTTTCTGAAAGTGTACATGGAGTCAAGTGATGAGGAGGGGGATGAGGAACAAAAAGGAATGCTGCCTCCGCTGAACATCAGCCAGATACTCAACCTGGCAGATATGAAAGCTACGGAACGTTTTACGCGTAACCCGCCGCGCTATACGGAAGCGAGTCTGGTCAAGAAACTGGAAGAAATGGGGATCGGACGTCCGTCCACCTATGCACCCACGATTTCCACGATCCTGAAAAGGGAGTATATTGTTAAGGAAGACAGGCCGGGTACAGAAAGGGAATTTAAAGAATTCACCCTGGCATCTGATCAGATCAAGAGCAAGGTCAACAAGGAAATATACGGTTCTGAGAAATCGAAGCTTTTCCCGACAAGTGCGGGAATGGTGGTGAATGATTTTCTGGTAAGCCACTTTAATGATATCATTGATTACTCCTTTACGGCCAATGTCGAAAAAGACTTTGACCATATAGCAGAAGGTAGCCTGGCGTGGCGTCAGATGATCAAAAACTTTTATACTCCGTTTCAGAAAAAAATAGCGGAGGTAAAAGAAGAAGCATTTGACAAAAGCCTGACCTCCCGAGACCTGGGCGAAGATCCCGCCACTGGCAAAAAAGTGTCTGTGCGAATCGGAAAGTATGGTCCTTATGTGCAGATCGGTGATGTGGAAGACGAAGAAAAGCCACGATTCGCCAGCCTGCAGAAAGGTCAGCTCATGGAATCCATCACCCTGGATGAGGCATTTGAGCTTTTCAAGCTGCCTCGGCAGGTGGGCTTTTATGAGGATAAAGATCTGGTTGTCAATGTGGGTAAGTTCGGACCTTACGTAAAGCACGACGGAAAGTATTATTCCCTGGCGCGTACCGACGATCCGATGGCGGTTACGGAAGAGCGGCTTATCCAGATCATCACTGAAAAGCGGGTAGCGGAACTCAGCCGCACTATCAAGGAATTCAGTGAAGATGCTGATGTAAAGGTACTTAATGGAAAATACGGTCCTTATATCGCATTTGGTAAAAAGAATGTAAAAATCCCGAAAGGTACCGAGCCGGGAGCCCTCACCTATGAGGAGGTGGTGAAGCTCGCCGCCGAAACACCCGATAAGCCGGCAGGTCGTGGCGCTGCCCGCAAGCCGGCTGCAAAGGCTGCCCCGAAAGAGCCTGCTGCAAAATCTCCGGCTGCCAAAACTGCCGCAAAATCCGCTGCTGCCAAGAAGCCGGCAGCGAAGAAAGCCGCAGGCAAAAGCTGA
- a CDS encoding bifunctional 5,10-methylenetetrahydrofolate dehydrogenase/5,10-methenyltetrahydrofolate cyclohydrolase, giving the protein MQLLDGKAISSQIKAEIKEEVEKWIAGGGKKPHLAAILVGNNGASETYVASKIRSCEEIGFTSTLLRFEPDVTEEELLNAVATLNNDPDVDGFIVQLPLPGHISENTVMEAVNPAKDVDGFHPVNVGKMCKGLPAYISATPFGILEMLIRAGIETSGKHCVVIGRSQIVGLPMSILMQRNAYPGNCTVTITHSKTQNLKEICQTADILIVALGRPEFVKADYVKEGAVVIDVGISRVADATRKSGFAIKGDVDFNDVAPKTSYITPVPGGVGLMTICGLLTNTFKAAKKEIYQ; this is encoded by the coding sequence ATGCAACTACTTGACGGGAAGGCTATATCTTCCCAAATCAAAGCCGAAATCAAAGAAGAAGTTGAAAAGTGGATTGCCGGTGGCGGCAAAAAGCCGCATCTGGCGGCGATCCTCGTAGGCAATAACGGAGCCAGTGAAACCTACGTTGCTTCCAAGATCCGGAGCTGCGAGGAAATCGGCTTCACCTCTACCCTGCTCCGCTTTGAGCCTGATGTTACCGAGGAAGAGCTGCTCAATGCCGTAGCCACGCTCAATAATGATCCGGATGTAGACGGCTTCATTGTACAACTTCCGCTGCCGGGCCATATTTCTGAAAATACGGTTATGGAGGCTGTCAATCCCGCGAAGGATGTAGACGGGTTTCATCCTGTGAATGTGGGTAAAATGTGCAAAGGACTGCCTGCTTACATTTCAGCTACACCTTTCGGTATTCTGGAAATGCTGATCCGGGCAGGCATTGAAACCAGCGGAAAACATTGCGTGGTCATCGGAAGAAGCCAGATCGTGGGCCTGCCCATGAGCATTCTGATGCAGCGTAATGCCTATCCCGGCAACTGTACTGTAACCATCACGCACAGCAAAACGCAGAACCTCAAAGAAATCTGCCAGACTGCAGACATCCTGATCGTTGCATTGGGGCGACCTGAGTTTGTAAAGGCCGATTACGTGAAGGAAGGCGCAGTGGTGATCGACGTAGGAATATCCCGCGTAGCCGACGCTACCCGCAAAAGCGGCTTTGCAATTAAAGGCGATGTGGACTTCAATGATGTTGCGCCCAAAACGAGCTACATTACCCCGGTACCCGGCGGTGTAGGACTGATGACCATCTGCGGACTGCTGACAAACACATTCAAAGCGGCCAAAAAAGAGATTTACCAGTAA
- a CDS encoding SIR2 family NAD-dependent protein deacylase, with product MKKLVVLSGAGVSAESGISTFRDNNGLWDNYRIEDVATPEAWEKNQELVLDFYNQRRKQAFTVKPNAAHYGLAALEKHFDVTIITQNVDNLHEIAGSTNVIHLHGELFKSRSTKNPDLVYQMESWELNPGDLCELGSQLRPHIVWFGEEVPMMEVAVEVAEQADIFVIIGTSLAVYPAAGLVHYIGASKPIYIIDPAKPDIHLKPNMTFIKEKATVGMEILVNNLIAE from the coding sequence ATGAAAAAACTTGTAGTTCTGTCGGGAGCGGGAGTGAGTGCGGAAAGTGGCATCAGCACTTTCCGGGACAATAATGGACTTTGGGACAATTACCGCATTGAAGATGTAGCTACGCCCGAAGCCTGGGAGAAAAACCAGGAGCTGGTGCTCGACTTTTATAATCAGCGCCGCAAGCAGGCCTTTACAGTAAAACCCAATGCCGCCCACTATGGGCTGGCAGCATTGGAAAAGCACTTTGACGTAACCATTATCACGCAAAATGTCGATAACCTGCATGAAATTGCCGGCTCGACCAACGTGATACACCTGCACGGCGAACTGTTTAAATCCAGAAGCACCAAAAACCCTGACCTGGTGTACCAGATGGAATCCTGGGAGCTGAACCCAGGTGACCTTTGCGAACTCGGCAGCCAGCTTCGCCCGCATATTGTGTGGTTTGGTGAGGAAGTACCCATGATGGAAGTGGCCGTGGAAGTAGCCGAGCAGGCCGACATTTTTGTCATCATCGGCACTTCGCTTGCAGTGTATCCTGCCGCCGGTCTGGTCCATTACATAGGAGCTTCCAAACCCATTTACATCATTGATCCTGCTAAACCCGACATTCATCTGAAACCGAACATGACCTTCATTAAGGAAAAAGCGACTGTCGGAATGGAAATCCTTGTTAATAACCTGATTGCTGAATAA
- a CDS encoding aconitate hydratase, protein MAFDLDMIKGVYARMQERVEAARNIAGRPLTLAEKILYSHLWEGTPTQVYERGKSYVDFAPDRVAMQDATAQMALLQFMQAGRPQVAVPSTVHCDHLIQAEVGATPDLQNAVDKNKEVYDFLSSVSNKYGLGFWRAGAGIIHQVVLENYAFPGGMMIGTDSHTPNAGGLGMIAIGVGGADASDVMSGLAWELKMPRLIGVKLTGKLSGWTAAKDVILWVAGQLTVKGGTGYVVEYFGDGAESISATGKATICNMGAEIGATTSIFAYDRRSAAYLRATERAEIADAADAVAANLRSDDEVYADPATYYDQLIELDLSTLEPHINGPFTPDLAWPLSKFATAVRENGWPEELSVGLIGSCTNSSYEDVSRAASLARQAVDKKLTVSSEYTITPGSELVRYTVERDGYLDTFAEIGGVVLANACGPCIGQWARHGAEKGERNSIITSFNRNFSKRADGNPNTHSFVASPEIVTAMAIAGRLTFDPRTDKLVNVEGQEVMLDEPSGLELPTHGYAVEDAGYQAPAEDGSQVQVLVRPDSDRLQLLAPFPAWEGTDLKGLKLLIKAKGKCTTDHISMAGPWLKYRGHLDNISNNMLIGAVNYYNEKTNTVKNQLTNQYSEVPAVQRDYKAHGIATIVVGDENYGEGSSREHAAMEPRFLGVRAILTKSFARIHETNLKKQGMLALTFSNNADYDKIQEDDTIDILGLQTFSEGQPLTIVLHHNDGTIDEFPVNHTYNEQQIEWFRAGSALNIIRRSVAAS, encoded by the coding sequence ATGGCTTTTGACTTAGACATGATTAAGGGCGTGTATGCCCGCATGCAGGAAAGAGTGGAAGCTGCTCGGAATATAGCAGGGCGGCCTTTGACCTTGGCAGAGAAGATTTTATACTCTCACTTATGGGAAGGAACTCCTACCCAGGTATACGAACGTGGTAAGTCATATGTAGATTTTGCTCCGGACCGCGTGGCTATGCAGGATGCTACTGCGCAAATGGCGCTTCTGCAGTTTATGCAGGCAGGACGTCCGCAGGTAGCGGTACCTTCCACCGTACACTGTGATCACCTGATCCAGGCGGAAGTGGGAGCAACCCCTGATTTACAGAATGCCGTTGATAAAAATAAAGAAGTTTACGATTTCCTCTCGTCCGTTTCCAATAAATATGGTTTGGGTTTCTGGCGCGCTGGTGCCGGTATCATTCACCAGGTAGTGCTTGAAAATTATGCATTCCCGGGCGGTATGATGATCGGTACAGACTCCCATACGCCCAATGCCGGTGGTCTGGGAATGATCGCGATTGGTGTGGGTGGCGCTGATGCCAGCGATGTGATGTCAGGACTTGCTTGGGAGCTTAAGATGCCAAGGCTGATCGGTGTGAAACTTACCGGCAAGCTGAGCGGCTGGACAGCTGCCAAAGATGTGATTCTTTGGGTTGCGGGTCAGCTGACTGTAAAAGGTGGTACAGGGTATGTGGTTGAATATTTCGGCGACGGTGCTGAAAGCATTTCTGCAACCGGTAAAGCGACGATCTGTAACATGGGTGCTGAAATCGGGGCAACTACTTCGATTTTTGCCTATGACCGCAGAAGTGCAGCTTACCTGCGTGCCACCGAGCGTGCCGAGATCGCTGACGCAGCGGATGCGGTGGCAGCCAACCTGCGCTCCGACGATGAGGTGTATGCAGATCCTGCTACTTACTATGATCAGCTGATCGAGCTTGACCTTTCGACACTGGAACCGCATATCAACGGACCATTCACGCCGGATCTGGCGTGGCCGCTGTCCAAGTTTGCAACTGCAGTGCGTGAAAATGGCTGGCCTGAAGAACTTTCAGTAGGTCTGATCGGATCTTGTACCAACTCTTCCTACGAAGATGTAAGCCGCGCTGCCTCACTGGCACGTCAGGCTGTTGACAAAAAACTGACCGTAAGTTCAGAATATACCATTACGCCCGGCTCCGAGCTGGTGCGTTATACTGTTGAACGCGATGGCTACCTGGATACTTTTGCCGAGATCGGCGGGGTAGTGCTGGCCAATGCCTGCGGACCTTGTATCGGACAGTGGGCACGCCATGGTGCTGAAAAAGGAGAAAGAAACTCCATCATCACATCGTTTAACCGTAACTTCTCCAAACGTGCAGATGGTAATCCTAACACGCACTCGTTTGTAGCCTCTCCGGAAATTGTTACAGCCATGGCTATTGCCGGCCGCCTGACCTTCGATCCCCGTACGGACAAGCTGGTGAATGTGGAAGGCCAGGAAGTAATGCTTGATGAACCGAGCGGTCTTGAACTTCCTACACATGGTTATGCTGTGGAAGATGCGGGTTACCAGGCACCTGCCGAAGACGGAAGCCAGGTACAGGTACTTGTTCGTCCTGATTCTGACCGTCTTCAACTGTTGGCTCCATTCCCTGCATGGGAAGGTACCGACCTGAAAGGTTTGAAACTGCTGATCAAGGCCAAAGGAAAATGTACGACTGACCATATTTCAATGGCAGGTCCGTGGTTGAAATACCGCGGTCACCTGGATAACATTTCCAATAACATGCTGATTGGTGCGGTTAACTATTATAACGAGAAAACCAACACCGTTAAAAACCAGCTGACAAACCAGTACAGCGAAGTACCTGCCGTACAACGTGACTACAAGGCGCACGGCATTGCTACGATTGTTGTGGGAGATGAAAACTACGGCGAAGGTTCTTCCCGTGAACATGCAGCTATGGAGCCGCGCTTCCTGGGTGTACGTGCAATCCTGACCAAGTCGTTTGCCCGTATCCACGAAACCAACCTGAAAAAGCAGGGTATGCTTGCATTGACATTTTCTAACAATGCAGATTACGACAAGATTCAGGAAGACGATACGATTGACATCCTCGGACTGCAAACCTTTTCAGAAGGACAGCCGCTGACAATCGTGCTGCATCACAATGATGGTACCATCGACGAGTTCCCGGTAAACCATACCTACAACGAACAGCAGATAGAGTGGTTCAGGGCTGGATCAGCATTGAATATCATCCGCAGGTCCGTTGCAGCATCCTGA